From the genome of Silurus meridionalis isolate SWU-2019-XX chromosome 20, ASM1480568v1, whole genome shotgun sequence, one region includes:
- the LOC124403362 gene encoding probable G-protein coupled receptor 83: protein MHRCAPRALVTLITCMVLCLPAHRALGVSNGTSLHELLAAGRNGSTLYALDDGALADWRSLAGRKREGSEREHAAVRALLIFSYSLIIIMSLFGNVLVCHVVMKNKRSRSATSLFIANLAVADIFITLLNTPFTLVRFVNSTWVFGRGMCHISRFVQYCSLHVSTLTLTAIALDRRQVILYPLKPRMCTAQGAVCIVFIWLMASCFSLPHAIFQKLFTFVYSKDIIRSLCVPDFPDPSEQYHQYLDLATFILLYVLPLLIITAAYSAVARRLWRRNAIGDVTSEQYFLQRRKRKRTIKMLVLVVLVFAVCWFPLNCYVVLLSSHAIHSNNAMYFSFHWLAMSSTCYNPFIYCWLNQSFRAELTYLLSMCRKGRARGRGSSGRGEEPDERPPPLNICHRAAWTESHASSQPSNHKESHALRTTSLGQSGKTDILSVEPIVTVS, encoded by the exons ATGCACAGGTGCGCTCCTCGCGCGCTCGTCACTCTCATCACCTGCATGGTCCTGTGTCTCCCGGCGCACCGCGCGCTCGGCGTCTCCAACGGCACTTCGCTGCACGAGCTGCTGGCCGCAGGACGGAACGGTTCGACTCTGTACGCGCTGGACGACGGCGCGCTCGCGGACTGGCGCTCGCTGGCTGGGCGAAAGCGCGAGGGCTCGGAGCGCGAGCACGCGGCGGTCCGGGCTTTGCTGATCTTCAGCTActccctcatcatcatcatgtcgCTCTTCGGGAACGTGCTCGTGTGTCACGTGGTGATGAAAAACAAGCGCTCGCGCTCCGCCACAAGCCTCTTTATCGCCAACCTGGCCGTAGCGGACATCTTCATCACCCTGCTGAACACACCGTTCAccctg gtGCGCTTTGTGAACAGCACGTGGGTTTTCGGCAGAGGGATGTGCCACATCAGCCGCTTTGTGCAGTATTGTTCTCTCCATGTgtccacactcacactcacagccATCGCACTGGACAGacgacag gtcatcCTGTACCCTCTGAAGCCCAGGATGTGTACGGCTCAGGGTGCTGTGTGTATCGTCTTCATTTGGCTCATGGCGAGTTGTTTCTcacttcctcatgccatcttcCAGAAACTCTTCACCTTTGTCTACAG taaGGACATCATTCGTTCTCTGTGTGTACCGGATTTTCCCGACCCATCTGAACAGTACCATCAGTACCTGGACTTAGCGACCTTCATCCTCCTGTACGTGTTGCCGCTCCTCATCATCACGGCGGCGTACTCGGCTGTGGCGCGTCGGCTGTGGCGCCGTAACGCCATCGGTGATGTCACGAGTGAGCAGTACTTCCTCCAGCGCAGGAAGAGGAAGCGGACTATCAAAATGCTGGTGCTGGTGGTCCTGGTGTTTGCCGTGTGCTGGTTCCCTTTAAACTGCTACGTGGTTCTGCTGTCGAGTCACGCCATCCACTCCAACAATGCCATGTACTTCAGCTTCCACTGGCTGGCCATGAGCTCCACCTGCTACAACCCCTTCATCTACTGCTGGCTCAACCAGAGCTTCAGGGCCGAGCTCACCTACCTACTGAGCATGTGCAGGAAAGGCCGAGCCAGGGGGCGGGGCAGCAGCGGGCGAGGGGAGGAGCCGGACGAGAGGCCTCCACCACTTAACATCTGTCACAGAGCCGCCTGGACAGAAAGCCACGCCTCCTCACAACCGTCTAATCACAAAGAAAGCCACGCCCTTAGGACCACGTCTCTCGGCCAATCAGGGAAGACCGATATACTGTCGGTGGAGCCGATCGTCACCGTCAGCTAA